A window of Anaerohalosphaeraceae bacterium genomic DNA:
CCCTCGCCCAAGTCCCCGTCGTTCCCTCGCAGGCCACCGTCATTCCCGCGCAGGCAGGAATCCAGTTTGGAAGCAGCTGACTGCTCTTTCGGTTTCTTATTTGATAACTGACCACTGATGACACACGACTGATAACTGATGACTGATGACTGACAACTGATAACTGACACCCGTCAGAGTTTTCCCGGGGCGGCAATGCGGACGGCCTCCAGAAATTCCTGCGGCTGCTGTGTGCCGATGAGAATCCTTTTGCCGTTTTTCAGTTCCAGCTGGATTCCCTGATTGCCGCGGATGTTATACGCCGTGCCGGCGCGGCCGAATCGAATTCCCCAGCCGCCGTATTCGAGAATCGGCGAATAGGTCCGCGCATACAACCGTTCAATCTCCTCCCAGGCAATTTGCCGCCGCAAAAACGTCAGCGGCAGGCACACAACCTCTATACCTTCTCTTCTTACGTAGGTGAGCATGCCCCCCGTAGCAAGGAACCCGTCCACTACGGCCGTAAATACCCAGCAAAGCCACAGAAGCCCCATTAAGGTCCCTGACAGAACCCCTTTGAACTGCAGGAAGAGAAGAACTCCTCCAAAAACGACAATCCCTGCCCACAGAGGCACCTGGAGCAGCAGCCCAAACCGCTGCCGTTCTTCAAACAGGGGCATCGACAGCCCTTCCCACGGTTCAGAGCCGGTCGATTTGTCTGTTCCCATTATTTCTTCCCCACAGCGGTTTCCGTATAAGGAATCCACACCGCCATCGGCCCTTTGCCGCGGTGCGCCCAGGCATAGTACGGAATCGCCTCGAACTTTCGCGGTGTGCGGCGGATTTGCCCGTCTTCGGTTCGGCTGACTTCCGCCGCCGTGCCCCGCAGCACCACCAGCCCGCCCAGCAGGTTCGCCCGATACACCGCCTCCAGCGGCGCATCCTTTTCAATCATCACGTTCAGCACCTGTCCGCCTTCGACATCCGGCCACTCCAGACAGTACACCAGCGGCCCGCGCTGAAAGGCCGTCTTGCCGATGTTGTCTTTAACCCGTTCATCGCAGACAATCCGCCGTATCGGCATCGGCAAATCCAGCATCACCGTATCGCCCGCCTTCCAGACCCGGTCGATGACGGCATAGCCCTTCTCCGTTTCCGGCTCTATCGGCTGGCCGTTGACCGCAATCGCCGCGGGCCGCTCCAGCGGTTTTGTAAACGTGTACAAAGCCGAAGAGGAGAAGGCATCCGTCGCCCAGTCCGGAATCCGAATCTTCAGCACCATCGGCAGATTATCCGACTCCGGCAGAATCTGCAGGAGCACCCGGCCGTCCCACGGAAAATCCGTTTCCTGCAGGATTCGCACGGTCCCGCCGTCGGGCTTGAGCCGGGCTTCCGACTGGCCGAACAGATTCACATATACTGCTTTGCCTCGCACGGCATACGCATAGCCCGATACAGACGCCAGAAACCGCGTGATATTGCCCGGACAGCAGGCACAGCCGAACCATTCGCTTCGCTCGTAGTTGCCCGCCGACTCGAGCGGATTGGGGTAAAAGAACCGTTTGCCGTCCAGCGATACGCCCGAAATGACGCTGTTGTACAGGGCCCGCTCCATCACATCGATATATTTGGATTCGCCGTCCAGCAGAAACATCCGGTGGTTCCAATAGACATTGGCGATATTCGCGCAGGTCTCGCAGTAGGCGCTGGCGTTGGGCAGTTCGTAATCGTTTCCGAAGGCCTCCCCCTGATGGCGGGCCCCGATGCCGCCGGTCACATACAGTTTTCGGTTGGCCACGTTGTCCCAGAGGGCATGAATCGCGCGGATAAAGTCTGCATCGCCGGTCAGGGCCGCCACGTCCGCCATCCCGCTGTACATATACCCGGCCCGCACGGCATGTCCGACCGCCTCCGTCTGTTCCACTACCGGGATGTGCGACTGCATATAGGCATCTTTGTGTCCGGTGCGTCCCCGCTGATTGAGAAACCACCGGGCCTGGCGGAGGTATTTTTCCTCGCCGGTGACCCGATACAGTTTCACCAGTCCGATTTCAATCTCCTGATGACCGGGGACGCCTTCGTGCCTGCCCGGCCCGAACGTCTCGCAAATCAGGTCGGCGTTTTTGACGGCGATATCCAGAAAGGTCCGCTTGCCGGTGGCCATGTAATGAGCCACGGCCGCCTCGTACATATGCCCGGCATTGTACAGCTCGTGGCTGGCGGGCAGATTGTCCCATCGCTCCTTATCATAGCAGCAGGTGATTTGGCGTTTGCCGCCTTCGCGGGCATTGGCCGTATAGGCCGTGTACAGATAGCCGTCCGGTTCCTGAGCGGCGGCGATATACCCAATCAGCTGGTCCAAATACGCCTCCATTTTCGGGTCCGGCTTGACCATCAGCCCGTACGAGGCCCCCTCAATGATTTTGTAAGGGTCGGTGTCGTTAAACCCGAACTCTCCCTCCCAGCGGCCTTCCATCAGTTTGCCGGCAATCTTGAAATTGTCGATGCGGTGCGTCTTTTCGCACATCTCGAAGGCAAACGGAATCGTCACCGTCCGATTGGTTTCGATCCGCGGCTGCCAGAATCGATCCGTAAACCGCACCTGCGTAAACGGCACCGGCTGATAGGGATAATCCGCTCCGGCCCAAAGCAGCGGATTTGACAGGACGAACACAAACAAAAAGACAAAGGCGGCAAAGACGGAACGATTCAGACACAGGCGTTTCATAGAGGCCTCCCAGCAACTCATCTCGGATTTTCGTTTTCGCCTGATGATACCCGATGCCCTCAGGCCGGTCAATCACCGGCTGAGAAAGGGGTTTTTCTCTTTTGCAGGGCCGGCAGGTCCGCTATAATCGACGGCGAAAAGAAAGGATTGTTTCAGGAGATGTTTTATGGAGCAAACCGCTCGAATCGGTATGCGGCTGACAGGATTGTGGACGGCCGGGCTGCTTTTGCTGGTCCTCGGCTGCGGCCCCAAAGTCCCGCAGGGAAAGTTCACCCAGGAGCAAATGCTCAATATCCCGCTGGCCAACCGCTACAACCTGCCTGCTCCGACCGGCGGAATGACCATCCGGGTCGGCTCCAATACGCTCACATCGGAAGAGATTCTTTCCGTGCCTCAGCTTCAGGAAGCCCTCGCTCCCTTGGCCAAACGGGGCAATCTGGCCGCCTATGAAGCCCAGGCCATGCCGCTGCTGCGAAGCGTTATCCGTTCCAAAGTCGCCGACCTGCTCCTATATGAAGAGGCCCGCAAGAACGCTCCCGAAAACATTGATGAGCAGCTGGAGGCCGCCGTCAAAAAGGAAATCGAGCGATTCATCGCCGATTACGACAACAATGTCGCGCTGGCAGAGCAGGAACTCAAACGGATGGGAATGGACTGGCGTTCCTTTCAGGAGTACAACAAGAAACTTATCATGACCCATTCGTTTATCTCCGCCACGGTGATGGAGGAAAAGAAATTCACCCGCCGCGAACTGCTGGACTATTATGAACAGGTCAAAAACGAGCAGTTTTCCCGTCCCGGGCGGCTCCAGTTTCAGCTCATTGAACTGGTGCCTTCGAAGCTGACTTCCGAACAGATTCAGGAAGGAGAAACCCCCGAACAGGCCGCCCGCCGCATCGCACAGGAGATTCTCGAAAAACTTCAGCAGGGCGGCGATTTCGGGGAGCTGGCCAAACAGTTTTCCCACGACCCCCTGGCCTCCGCAGGCGGACTGTGGGCGCCCGTGACGATGGGAACGGACTCTCTGGCCCGCCCGTATGATAAAATAGAGAAGATTGCAGAGACGATGTCGGTAGGAGAGGTCAGAGGCCCCCTCGAAGAACAGGGCAGGCTTTTCCTTGTCAAGCTGGTTGCCTTAACACCCCCCGTCTCCAAATCCTTCGACGAGGTCCAGCATATTCTTGAATCTCAGCTTCAGTTTCAGCATAAGAATCGAAAATACAACGAGTTAGTTGAGAAGGTGATTAAAAGGGCCGATTTTGTCGAGTTAGAGCGATTCGCTGAATTTTGCGCTAATGAGGCCTACCGGCGGTGGAGCCAATAAACAGGGGAGAAGCCTGGAGAGAACCTCTCGAAAAAACACGGCTCTATTTTTTCATAAGTAATTTATTTTTCAAGGGGATAAAAAACATCCCACTCGTTTTTGTTGTTTTCCGTCCCCCTTTCGGATATACTAAGCATTGTAGAAACAGTCATGGCTTCGGTCATGGGGGAATGAAGACTCTTGTGAAGGGGTTCAGAAATGGCAAGGTTTTATGAGAAGATTTGGCACCCGTTCTTTGCCGGCAAGAAACGCATCCTGATTCTGGCTGCCGCCGCGTACATTGCGTTGTGCTGAACCGTAAAACCAATTTTTGAAAGGATTTCATTCGAAAACGCCGGGGAAAGAACACCGCCCCCCGGCGTTTTTTCTTTCCGAAAGCGCGTAGCTTAAAAAAAATCAGGGGCTCCGACCCCGTCAGCCCCTGATTTTTAGGCCTGCGAATAGAAGTTGCAGGCACTGATTTTGGTGTCTTTTCATTAATAAGTCCGCACAATCCCCGCCTTCATTGATAGGAAAAATTAAAAATTTTTTAAATTCGAAACAGCCGCTGTTTTTCCCTTGAATTTCCATTTAAAGTAAAAACCATTTCATAATTTTTTATATGGCTTGTTTTCGGTATTAAAAATGCGGTTTTTTAAGGTTATAAATAGTGTTGAAAAATTATAGGGACAATCACCAGTGAATTTCGGATTGACAGCATCCTCTCCACAAATACAATATCATTATGTTGCGGATTGACCGGATTGTAATAGCGGATGACCCACATCACAATCATACCACTTAGCGGGGCAACAACCGTCAGGATGTCTTTTTTTATGGATGGAGACCGTTGTCTGTATCTGTCCATTCTGCGAGAATACCGTTGGGAGGTTCCATTTAAGTTATGTGCAGGTTAAAAGAAATATTCCGGATTATGTCTTTTTATGACCAATGCCGGTGGGAAGAAGCGAATAACTATAATTTTATAAACTTCTTTCGGCCGAATTTAGATGCAGACACAAAAATTCTCACACACTGGTTAAGTTATATAACTGACAGACAAATGCCTTTCAAGCGAATATGGGATATAGGCGGATTTGTCTTTTCTGAAATGGTGTATGAATTGAAAAGAAAGAAAACGTTAGATCTTTTGAATCCTGAAGCTCAAAATTCCTTTATCGAAGAAAATGGAGGGAAGTTCACTTTTATAAGCCAATCTGCCGCAGGGGAGAATCGGGTTTTAGCTGCTTACGGGGAGTTTCCAGAAAATGAAAGGGTAACGTTCAAGTCGAGGTTTTTCCCTTCCGACTATATGGCGATACT
This region includes:
- a CDS encoding glycoside hydrolase family 127 protein; amino-acid sequence: MKRLCLNRSVFAAFVFLFVFVLSNPLLWAGADYPYQPVPFTQVRFTDRFWQPRIETNRTVTIPFAFEMCEKTHRIDNFKIAGKLMEGRWEGEFGFNDTDPYKIIEGASYGLMVKPDPKMEAYLDQLIGYIAAAQEPDGYLYTAYTANAREGGKRQITCCYDKERWDNLPASHELYNAGHMYEAAVAHYMATGKRTFLDIAVKNADLICETFGPGRHEGVPGHQEIEIGLVKLYRVTGEEKYLRQARWFLNQRGRTGHKDAYMQSHIPVVEQTEAVGHAVRAGYMYSGMADVAALTGDADFIRAIHALWDNVANRKLYVTGGIGARHQGEAFGNDYELPNASAYCETCANIANVYWNHRMFLLDGESKYIDVMERALYNSVISGVSLDGKRFFYPNPLESAGNYERSEWFGCACCPGNITRFLASVSGYAYAVRGKAVYVNLFGQSEARLKPDGGTVRILQETDFPWDGRVLLQILPESDNLPMVLKIRIPDWATDAFSSSALYTFTKPLERPAAIAVNGQPIEPETEKGYAVIDRVWKAGDTVMLDLPMPIRRIVCDERVKDNIGKTAFQRGPLVYCLEWPDVEGGQVLNVMIEKDAPLEAVYRANLLGGLVVLRGTAAEVSRTEDGQIRRTPRKFEAIPYYAWAHRGKGPMAVWIPYTETAVGKK
- a CDS encoding peptidyl-prolyl cis-trans isomerase, with product MEQTARIGMRLTGLWTAGLLLLVLGCGPKVPQGKFTQEQMLNIPLANRYNLPAPTGGMTIRVGSNTLTSEEILSVPQLQEALAPLAKRGNLAAYEAQAMPLLRSVIRSKVADLLLYEEARKNAPENIDEQLEAAVKKEIERFIADYDNNVALAEQELKRMGMDWRSFQEYNKKLIMTHSFISATVMEEKKFTRRELLDYYEQVKNEQFSRPGRLQFQLIELVPSKLTSEQIQEGETPEQAARRIAQEILEKLQQGGDFGELAKQFSHDPLASAGGLWAPVTMGTDSLARPYDKIEKIAETMSVGEVRGPLEEQGRLFLVKLVALTPPVSKSFDEVQHILESQLQFQHKNRKYNELVEKVIKRADFVELERFAEFCANEAYRRWSQ